A stretch of the Thermofilum adornatum genome encodes the following:
- a CDS encoding ABC transporter substrate-binding protein — protein sequence MKNKLSLLLVAIFLVALIAPLLNAQPQPLQGPWVDQVAFSKESDPAKVIDMIDKGDAQVYFSDVRVDASIAQKLKTDPNIKYKYAFGLYFELTFNPVGPEFPKTGKLNPFSNPRIREAMNYIIDRNYIVNEIMLGFAVPKYLPLVSQFPEYAKLADTVKLLEAQYSYNFEKGKEIIFEEMAKMGATYKDGKWYYKGEPVVIKFLIRVEDQRRQIGDYVSDQLEKLGFTVERMYKTSREASPIWIRGNPADGQWHIYTGGWITTAVSRDDSSNFGYFYTPLGRPEPLWQAYKPDPVFMDVATRLWNGQYKTIEERQELMAKAVTLALKDSVRVWLVDQISPYIYSAKVDLAADLSGGFSNPIALRTLRYVDKAGGSVNALMREVLVEPWNPVAGSNWVYDNILVTATLGYAFLTSPYTGLPLPERAVSAEVYALKGTPTTSSSDWCKLTFVDKVEVPADAWYSYDVKANKVITAGEAGVKVAQFKIVVNYGDVIGKIKYHDGTTMSMADWVIGWPLTFARVDPSSPLYDEAAVPSFQAWRQYFIAQRFVSTSPLVIEYYVNYTSPDVELVVSNFAGWANFPWHAYAIGIRAEEKGKLAFSADKADKMGVEWMNYIGGPSLEVLSKMLDESIAEGYIPFKDFLSKYTTVDDAKARYNALKTWYTQHKHFWVGDGPYYLDTADFNAHVAVLKANRNYPDKSDRWAWLSSPPIPELAIQPPDNVVPGLDATFTIKISYKGQPYPNSRMDFVKFLVMDPAGNVLAKGVATPSAEGTWQAKLSPEDTGKLTPGSYKIMVIALSKDVATPAIKETPFTVIPQIAYFQTMVAGIRSQLESRIAGVESGVTEVRGKVSDLANSVSALQGTVNMVLAVSVISLIIALVAVFLAMRKPKETSKASTGQ from the coding sequence ATGAAAAACAAACTTTCATTACTACTTGTAGCCATCTTCCTCGTAGCTCTCATTGCTCCACTCCTAAACGCACAGCCACAGCCCCTCCAGGGACCATGGGTAGACCAAGTAGCTTTCTCAAAGGAGTCGGATCCGGCAAAAGTTATAGACATGATCGACAAGGGAGACGCACAGGTCTACTTCAGCGACGTCCGTGTAGACGCGTCAATAGCCCAGAAGCTAAAAACAGACCCCAACATAAAATACAAGTATGCATTCGGTCTATACTTCGAGCTAACATTTAACCCTGTTGGACCAGAGTTCCCGAAGACAGGCAAACTCAACCCATTCAGCAACCCGAGAATAAGGGAAGCAATGAACTACATCATTGACAGAAACTACATTGTAAACGAGATAATGCTCGGCTTCGCAGTTCCCAAGTATTTGCCGCTAGTTTCACAGTTCCCAGAATATGCAAAACTCGCAGACACAGTAAAGCTCCTAGAAGCACAGTACAGCTACAACTTTGAGAAAGGCAAAGAGATAATATTCGAGGAAATGGCCAAAATGGGAGCAACCTATAAAGACGGCAAATGGTACTACAAGGGAGAACCAGTCGTAATCAAGTTCTTGATAAGGGTAGAAGATCAGAGGAGGCAAATAGGAGACTACGTGTCCGACCAGCTAGAGAAACTCGGCTTCACAGTTGAAAGGATGTACAAAACCTCTAGAGAGGCAAGCCCGATATGGATACGTGGAAACCCAGCCGATGGACAGTGGCACATCTACACAGGTGGATGGATAACCACTGCTGTGAGCAGGGACGACAGTAGCAACTTTGGATACTTCTATACACCGCTGGGACGCCCCGAGCCACTCTGGCAGGCCTACAAGCCTGACCCAGTATTCATGGATGTAGCTACAAGGCTCTGGAATGGACAATACAAAACAATCGAGGAAAGGCAAGAACTAATGGCAAAAGCAGTTACCTTGGCTTTAAAGGACTCCGTCAGGGTATGGCTCGTTGACCAAATAAGCCCATACATCTACAGCGCTAAAGTAGACTTAGCGGCCGACCTCTCTGGAGGATTCAGCAACCCAATAGCTCTAAGAACTCTCAGGTACGTCGATAAGGCTGGAGGCTCTGTAAATGCGCTAATGAGAGAAGTCCTAGTCGAGCCATGGAACCCAGTAGCCGGGTCAAACTGGGTCTACGACAACATACTGGTAACAGCTACCTTAGGGTATGCATTCCTAACAAGCCCCTACACAGGGCTGCCTCTGCCAGAGAGAGCTGTTAGCGCAGAGGTGTACGCGCTCAAGGGAACACCGACAACAAGCTCGAGTGACTGGTGCAAGCTCACCTTCGTGGACAAAGTAGAAGTCCCAGCAGACGCCTGGTACTCTTACGACGTAAAGGCAAACAAGGTCATCACAGCCGGAGAGGCAGGCGTAAAAGTTGCACAGTTCAAGATTGTCGTCAACTATGGCGACGTTATTGGGAAGATTAAGTACCACGATGGGACAACGATGAGTATGGCTGACTGGGTCATAGGGTGGCCGCTGACATTTGCAAGGGTAGATCCAAGTAGCCCGCTATACGACGAGGCGGCTGTACCAAGCTTCCAGGCCTGGAGACAGTACTTCATAGCACAGAGATTCGTCAGCACCTCTCCACTCGTAATCGAGTACTACGTAAACTACACCAGCCCCGACGTTGAGCTCGTAGTTTCAAACTTTGCTGGATGGGCTAACTTCCCGTGGCACGCATACGCTATTGGTATCAGGGCCGAGGAGAAAGGAAAGCTGGCATTCAGCGCTGACAAGGCAGACAAAATGGGTGTCGAGTGGATGAACTACATTGGAGGCCCAAGCCTAGAAGTGCTTTCAAAGATGCTTGACGAGAGCATAGCCGAGGGATACATTCCATTCAAAGACTTCCTCAGCAAGTACACCACAGTAGACGATGCAAAAGCAAGATACAACGCACTCAAAACATGGTACACCCAGCACAAACACTTCTGGGTAGGAGACGGACCATACTACCTAGACACAGCAGACTTCAACGCCCATGTAGCTGTGCTTAAGGCCAACAGGAACTACCCAGACAAGTCCGACAGGTGGGCCTGGCTAAGCTCTCCACCAATACCTGAACTTGCAATACAGCCGCCAGACAACGTTGTACCTGGGCTTGACGCAACTTTCACTATCAAGATCTCCTATAAGGGTCAGCCGTACCCCAACAGCCGCATGGACTTCGTGAAATTCCTAGTAATGGATCCAGCTGGAAACGTCCTCGCTAAAGGCGTAGCAACACCATCCGCAGAAGGCACCTGGCAGGCAAAGCTTAGCCCAGAAGACACAGGAAAGCTGACGCCTGGCTCCTACAAGATCATGGTGATAGCACTAAGCAAAGACGTAGCCACGCCAGCAATCAAGGAGACGCCCTTCACAGTCATTCCACAGATAGCATACTTCCAGACAATGGTAGCAGGAATCAGGAGCCAGCTAGAGTCGAGAATTGCTGGTGTAGAGTCAGGTGTAACCGAAGTTAGAGGCAAAGTCTCTGACCTTGCAAACAGTGTCTCGGCACTCCAGGGCACAGTCAACATGGTCCTCGCGGTCTCGGTCATCAGCTTGATCATAGCTCTCGTTGCTGTCTTCCTGGCAATGCGCAAGCCAAAAGAAACCAGTAAGGCCAGCACTGGACAATAA
- a CDS encoding Lrp/AsnC family transcriptional regulator, with amino-acid sequence MDEKDIVLVNELIENSRAPLTHLAKKLGMTDVAIKKRLKKLEKEGVIRKYTIEVDPTKLGFKHVALIGIDTEPEKILDVSTQLASKEYAYKVYLTTGDHMLMLEAWAKDNKHLTQIIEDIGKIPGVKRVCPAIILEKLK; translated from the coding sequence ATGGACGAGAAAGACATCGTACTGGTAAACGAACTCATAGAAAACAGCAGAGCGCCGCTTACACATCTAGCCAAAAAGCTGGGCATGACAGACGTAGCAATAAAAAAGAGACTCAAGAAGCTCGAAAAAGAGGGAGTAATAAGGAAATATACAATAGAGGTAGACCCCACAAAGCTGGGCTTCAAACACGTAGCACTCATAGGCATAGACACGGAGCCAGAAAAAATACTAGACGTCTCGACACAGCTGGCATCAAAAGAATATGCCTATAAGGTTTACTTGACGACAGGAGACCACATGCTTATGCTCGAGGCATGGGCAAAAGACAACAAGCACCTGACTCAGATAATAGAAGACATAGGAAAAATACCAGGCGTAAAAAGGGTCTGCCCAGCAATAATCCTTGAAAAACTCAAGTAG
- a CDS encoding delta-60 repeat domain-containing protein yields MEKHKFLLLFLLFVLTLPQQPLLLQPAEQQAPEIFFSNIENNTILFGGTVKTYENSFPFFGITSGEWRAAYLGQMPGYIVNAAECCKKFFYVGTIYIYEFPAILLVDVSPGEEPRIILIYADLPLFGVDLLPLNDTLYISGYIYRYRPVSESDIIVIRYNITTEKIIDSIVFGSEAFDDYPKRMLFDGKTIVIAGDTYAYNVSQSDILIARLTPDLKLLGDMAVGGAGRENLEDALLARDGSIILVGTTVGGDGTPDAFIAKVSDVGGIQYLEAVPGYRNMYAISASTFNDSYIVTLYGELEEEKIYTLLLSYPQQAYWNTMPQTIYIVNSSLGTPTPLKTHYNGFAIQAGNILVTITEEKKALCLDKNCSTITIHFLDFKKYAPAYFSTLHGWRATYSVTKTREKPQLYIATLVQPLKKINLATADFHIETQQYEKKIDILRELVKLIERNMLLLVFVPVVVVFFLLFYEIRRKK; encoded by the coding sequence ATGGAGAAACATAAATTTCTCTTGCTGTTCTTGTTATTCGTATTAACCTTGCCACAGCAACCTTTGCTCCTCCAGCCAGCCGAGCAACAAGCACCAGAAATATTCTTCTCAAATATTGAAAACAACACAATACTCTTCGGAGGAACAGTCAAAACCTATGAAAACAGCTTCCCGTTTTTTGGAATAACCAGTGGCGAATGGAGAGCGGCATACCTTGGTCAAATGCCTGGATACATAGTGAACGCGGCTGAATGTTGCAAAAAATTCTTCTACGTTGGAACAATATATATCTATGAGTTTCCAGCTATTCTCCTTGTCGATGTTTCTCCGGGGGAAGAGCCAAGAATCATACTAATTTATGCGGACTTGCCTCTCTTCGGTGTTGACCTATTACCCCTTAACGACACGCTCTATATCTCTGGCTACATTTACCGCTACAGACCAGTCAGCGAATCAGACATCATAGTAATCAGGTACAACATTACAACAGAAAAAATCATTGACTCTATAGTCTTTGGAAGCGAAGCTTTCGACGACTATCCAAAAAGGATGCTTTTCGACGGGAAAACCATAGTTATAGCAGGAGACACCTATGCTTACAACGTCTCACAGAGCGACATACTCATAGCAAGACTTACACCTGACCTCAAGCTATTAGGCGACATGGCGGTTGGAGGCGCGGGGCGAGAAAACCTAGAAGACGCTTTATTGGCGAGAGATGGGTCTATAATTCTCGTTGGAACAACAGTCGGTGGAGACGGAACCCCAGATGCCTTTATCGCCAAGGTCTCAGATGTCGGGGGAATACAATACTTGGAAGCAGTTCCTGGCTACAGAAACATGTATGCCATCTCTGCGTCAACATTCAACGATTCATATATTGTAACTCTATACGGAGAGCTTGAGGAGGAAAAAATCTACACCCTTCTATTAAGCTATCCACAACAAGCCTACTGGAACACAATGCCACAAACAATTTACATTGTAAATTCTAGCCTTGGAACCCCTACACCACTCAAAACCCACTATAATGGATTTGCGATCCAGGCGGGCAACATACTTGTTACAATCACCGAAGAGAAGAAAGCATTATGCCTAGACAAAAACTGCTCAACAATAACAATACATTTTCTCGACTTCAAGAAATATGCACCAGCTTACTTCTCCACGTTGCACGGCTGGAGAGCAACATATTCAGTAACAAAGACAAGAGAAAAACCACAACTCTACATAGCTACACTAGTACAGCCACTCAAAAAAATAAACCTAGCCACTGCAGACTTCCACATCGAAACCCAGCAATATGAGAAAAAAATCGACATACTAAGAGAATTGGTAAAACTGATAGAAAGAAACATGCTTCTACTAGTCTTTGTCCCCGTAGTAGTTGTATTTTTCCTTTTATTCTACGAGATAAGAAGGAAAAAATAG
- a CDS encoding restriction endonuclease produces the protein MASKGLWVEMLAQLILELEGYTVEKTRHTLIVDGRPIAEIDLVAKKEGETYYVEVKSGKISVTDIRQAYTNAKLAGGKPLIVARGFSDEAARITARELGIEVLLIPDYFHLIDTEEIMQIVEETVYLTLEKLFPTPTSPLSEEELATVRALANSNTFEEAADKLGVSKQELGQRISKLKEKGAITKTSPYRLLRLQSKLLLLSQ, from the coding sequence GTGGCTAGCAAAGGACTATGGGTGGAAATGCTTGCACAGCTCATACTAGAGCTAGAAGGCTACACAGTGGAAAAGACCAGACACACTCTTATTGTAGACGGGAGACCCATAGCGGAGATAGACCTCGTAGCAAAGAAGGAAGGAGAAACATACTACGTAGAAGTAAAGTCAGGAAAAATCTCCGTCACGGACATCCGGCAAGCATACACCAATGCGAAGCTAGCCGGAGGAAAACCACTCATAGTTGCCAGGGGATTCTCCGACGAAGCGGCCAGAATCACGGCTAGGGAACTAGGAATAGAGGTTCTACTCATCCCAGACTATTTCCACCTCATAGACACCGAGGAAATAATGCAAATAGTGGAAGAAACAGTATATCTCACACTAGAAAAACTATTTCCCACGCCAACTAGCCCCCTTAGTGAAGAAGAGCTAGCAACAGTCAGAGCACTGGCAAACTCGAACACATTCGAGGAAGCCGCAGACAAACTAGGTGTCTCCAAACAGGAGCTCGGACAAAGAATCAGCAAGCTCAAAGAAAAAGGAGCAATAACAAAGACATCCCCCTACCGTCTACTCAGACTACAGTCCAAGTTACTCCTCTTGTCCCAATAG
- a CDS encoding phosphoadenosine phosphosulfate reductase family protein, translating to MERYPVFNSGQLVGYVRTFSDFVEYTHGDVAKIFLWSNDSGSLYTGNGPFYNAVYEPPTNESLAKRFDNVDERINYILAKYGKNIEGKHIMADLSGGKDSTANLILLTKLREKVSFKLTAVYIHMPLLEPTENYSFVEKIASKLDVPLETTTPDKNKLLYYMATQGLPKRGDRWCTYLKTRSLREVKKKIKAEIEAKAERALEAGKRYERLSSLANKGIYLNGGVINLVHDLTITEIAELLKKEGLVHPHYIQGLPRVSCRFCPYRGLYELKLSEKHEVEDEGTIDSILARTYREYYSQVSTLEEFLTYHLWRFTPSVAKLRLQEEKETLHSEKLTLDQAREMFSSLWVASRG from the coding sequence ATGGAGAGATACCCCGTTTTCAATTCTGGCCAGCTTGTAGGCTATGTTAGGACCTTCTCGGACTTCGTCGAATACACACATGGAGACGTGGCAAAGATATTTCTTTGGTCTAACGACTCTGGCTCACTCTATACTGGAAATGGGCCATTCTATAATGCCGTATACGAGCCGCCCACAAACGAGAGTCTCGCGAAACGCTTCGACAACGTAGACGAAAGAATTAACTACATTCTTGCAAAGTACGGCAAGAACATCGAAGGAAAACACATAATGGCAGACCTCAGCGGCGGAAAAGACAGCACAGCTAACCTAATCCTTCTGACAAAGCTGAGAGAAAAAGTCAGCTTCAAGCTTACAGCTGTATACATCCACATGCCCCTACTAGAGCCCACCGAGAACTACAGCTTCGTGGAGAAGATAGCCTCAAAACTAGATGTCCCCCTCGAAACAACCACGCCGGACAAAAACAAGCTACTCTACTATATGGCTACCCAGGGGCTCCCGAAGAGGGGAGACAGATGGTGCACATACCTTAAAACACGGAGCCTTAGAGAAGTAAAAAAGAAGATAAAAGCAGAAATAGAAGCTAAGGCAGAGAGGGCGCTTGAGGCCGGCAAAAGATACGAGCGTCTGTCCAGCCTAGCAAATAAGGGCATCTACCTTAATGGGGGAGTAATAAACCTCGTACACGACCTGACAATAACCGAGATAGCAGAATTACTGAAAAAAGAAGGCCTCGTCCACCCCCACTACATCCAGGGCTTGCCGAGGGTTAGCTGTAGATTCTGTCCCTACAGGGGCCTATACGAGCTCAAGCTGTCCGAGAAACACGAAGTAGAAGACGAGGGAACCATAGACTCGATCCTAGCAAGGACATATAGAGAATACTATTCACAAGTGTCAACACTAGAAGAATTCCTTACCTATCATCTATGGCGCTTCACCCCATCAGTGGCAAAGCTGAGGCTACAAGAAGAAAAGGAAACTCTACACAGCGAAAAGCTCACACTGGACCAAGCTCGAGAAATGTTCTCAAGCCTATGGGTGGCCAGCCGTGGCTAG
- a CDS encoding MBL fold metallo-hydrolase, producing MGTIEYKGITITHFLHASFKITGHNTTIYIDPFQISSEPHDADIVICTHDHYDHCSPDDVKKVAKKDTVIIASTNCMAKVKQLGLEYKLLNPGDKIEVRNVAIEAVPAYNIGKRFHPKEYRGIGVVVRIGGVAIYHAGDTDLIPEMSNLRGKVQVALLPVSGTYVMDWNEAVKAAETIMPEIAIPMHYGAIVGNKNDAENFAKKLAGKVRVEII from the coding sequence ATGGGTACAATAGAATACAAAGGAATAACCATCACACACTTTTTACACGCGTCCTTCAAAATAACAGGCCACAACACAACCATCTACATCGACCCTTTCCAGATATCCTCAGAGCCCCATGACGCCGACATAGTTATCTGCACACACGACCACTATGACCACTGCAGTCCCGATGACGTGAAAAAGGTGGCCAAAAAAGACACCGTCATCATCGCAAGCACAAACTGCATGGCGAAGGTGAAACAGCTTGGACTAGAATACAAGCTCCTCAACCCCGGAGACAAGATAGAGGTCAGGAACGTTGCAATCGAGGCGGTTCCAGCATATAACATTGGGAAAAGGTTCCATCCCAAAGAGTATAGGGGGATAGGCGTAGTGGTCAGGATAGGTGGAGTAGCAATATATCATGCCGGCGACACAGACCTCATCCCAGAAATGTCTAACCTGAGAGGAAAAGTCCAGGTAGCACTCTTACCAGTGAGTGGCACCTACGTAATGGACTGGAACGAGGCCGTTAAGGCCGCAGAAACAATCATGCCGGAAATAGCGATACCAATGCACTATGGAGCAATAGTCGGCAACAAGAACGATGCCGAAAACTTTGCGAAAAAGCTCGCAGGCAAGGTCCGTGTAGAAATAATCTAG
- a CDS encoding acetyl-CoA carboxylase biotin carboxyl carrier protein subunit, whose amino-acid sequence MEVEVPEGEPSLQTVLSVFQTGVIKKVEAQPTAKDTIIAPITGKINQIVVSQGQKVSKGDVIAKIEAMKTLIEVKSNLEGTVAEIYVKEGDVVKQGQPILKIV is encoded by the coding sequence GTGGAAGTAGAAGTACCAGAAGGAGAGCCTTCCCTACAAACAGTCTTATCTGTCTTCCAGACAGGCGTAATAAAGAAAGTCGAAGCTCAGCCGACAGCCAAAGACACAATAATCGCCCCCATCACGGGAAAAATTAACCAGATAGTCGTTTCTCAGGGGCAAAAAGTCTCCAAGGGAGACGTAATTGCAAAAATCGAGGCAATGAAGACACTCATCGAAGTCAAATCCAACCTTGAGGGAACAGTTGCCGAGATATATGTTAAAGAAGGAGACGTCGTGAAACAGGGACAGCCCATACTAAAAATTGTTTGA
- a CDS encoding acyl-CoA carboxylase subunit beta, translating to MSSFPDILDKRMQTLRPPEDFLKKIHEQGRLSAHERLEKLLDKDSFIPLHRYITHRATGFGMETKKAYGDGVLAGLGTVNGRKIAVYAQDFSFMGGSVGEMHASKIARTIELALKLGVPLIGLNDSGGARIQEGVDSLKGYGEIFYRNVLASGVVPQIVAIMGPAAGGAVYSPALADFIIMTRKSYMFITGPKVVKASIGEEVTFEELGGAEVHATKSGVAHFLAENDDHAIEIIKTLLSYLPSNNTEDPPCIDTGDDPFREDPQLDSIVPEDPLKPYDVKEVIDKIFDKGSFLEVHALFATNAVVGFARLGGCPVCVVANQPAVAAGSLDIDSADKISRFVMFCDAFNFPIVTLVDVPGFLPGTFQEHGGVIRHGAKIIYAYSEATVPKITVIMRKAYGGAYIAMSSRHLGADYVLAWPTAEIAVMGPKEAIEIIYKKELEKAQNPEELAKEFAEKYRREITTPFFAASRGYVDDVILPRETRGYIFKALAFLRDKREKHARPPRKHGIPPV from the coding sequence ATGTCGAGTTTTCCAGATATTCTAGATAAGAGAATGCAGACGCTAAGGCCTCCCGAAGACTTCTTAAAGAAAATCCACGAGCAGGGCCGCCTCTCAGCCCACGAAAGGCTAGAAAAGTTGCTGGACAAAGACTCCTTTATACCCCTTCACCGCTACATAACTCACAGGGCGACAGGCTTCGGAATGGAAACAAAGAAAGCCTATGGCGACGGCGTCCTGGCTGGTCTAGGGACAGTAAATGGACGTAAGATAGCTGTGTATGCACAGGACTTCAGCTTCATGGGTGGAAGCGTTGGAGAAATGCATGCATCAAAAATTGCCAGAACAATAGAGCTAGCACTCAAGCTCGGGGTCCCGCTCATAGGTCTCAATGATTCGGGTGGAGCAAGGATACAGGAAGGCGTCGACTCGCTTAAGGGCTATGGCGAGATCTTTTACAGAAACGTGTTAGCAAGCGGAGTAGTCCCCCAAATAGTAGCAATAATGGGACCAGCCGCAGGAGGCGCGGTATACTCTCCGGCCCTTGCAGACTTCATTATAATGACAAGGAAGAGCTACATGTTCATTACTGGGCCAAAAGTTGTCAAAGCATCTATAGGGGAGGAGGTCACATTTGAAGAGCTAGGAGGCGCGGAGGTACATGCAACAAAAAGCGGGGTAGCCCACTTCCTGGCAGAAAACGACGACCACGCAATAGAAATCATAAAGACGCTCCTAAGCTACCTGCCAAGCAACAACACAGAGGATCCTCCCTGCATCGATACAGGAGATGACCCGTTCAGGGAAGACCCACAGCTAGATAGCATTGTCCCAGAAGACCCGCTAAAACCGTATGACGTCAAAGAGGTAATCGACAAGATATTCGACAAAGGCTCATTCTTGGAGGTCCATGCGCTTTTTGCAACAAACGCCGTTGTAGGATTCGCGAGGCTCGGGGGGTGCCCTGTCTGTGTCGTGGCTAACCAGCCGGCGGTTGCCGCTGGAAGCCTAGACATAGATTCTGCAGACAAGATCTCTAGGTTCGTCATGTTTTGTGACGCATTCAATTTTCCAATAGTCACGCTGGTAGATGTCCCAGGCTTCCTGCCCGGAACATTCCAGGAGCATGGAGGCGTCATAAGGCACGGAGCTAAAATCATCTATGCATATTCCGAAGCTACGGTTCCCAAGATAACCGTCATTATGCGTAAGGCTTACGGTGGAGCCTACATAGCTATGTCAAGCAGGCATCTAGGTGCAGACTATGTATTAGCATGGCCCACTGCAGAAATAGCAGTCATGGGTCCCAAGGAAGCCATAGAGATCATATACAAAAAGGAACTTGAAAAAGCACAAAATCCAGAAGAGCTAGCAAAAGAGTTTGCAGAAAAGTACCGCAGAGAAATCACTACCCCATTCTTTGCAGCTTCAAGGGGATACGTCGACGACGTTATCCTGCCGCGGGAAACAAGAGGATACATATTCAAGGCGCTGGCTTTCCTGAGGGACAAAAGAGAGAAACATGCTAGGCCGCCACGTAAACATGGAATACCTCCAGTATAG
- a CDS encoding glycosyltransferase — MSSTLLQVYSSREEAQQKVSIIIPSYRGSDRLLKLVEKVASLPYPSKELIVVVDEPTPLVAEKLRKIPGVKVVIREKRAGKVSALNTALKMSTGDLVVFLDDDVAIEDELFLHKIVEKMRDYDIGDIKKVIVASGLLSKMVYIEYVSYNFASMLMGKLAKRTIAVNGAAFAMKRKALEEIGYFQPSVSEDFDIALRSFKKKHRFTYIGETYVLNYPPENISKWFKQRKRWAIGLAIWLQENFLEALTATLKMPHVIIPALIYALPSLLTTLLAFSLYNHSIEKTAYLVALTLSTFINQFLPFASIIAINIHLSYLLTVGAFFIPLVLFSLWHYIAARVVKSKTYLYLYPLYLYIYQLFWLSILLAGFLRVLILRDRKVEDWVV, encoded by the coding sequence ATGTCGAGTACACTCTTGCAAGTTTACTCTTCACGTGAAGAAGCACAACAAAAGGTTTCCATAATTATACCGTCATATAGGGGCTCCGACAGGCTGTTGAAACTCGTTGAAAAAGTTGCTAGTCTCCCCTATCCCAGTAAAGAACTCATAGTCGTAGTGGACGAACCGACCCCCCTCGTAGCTGAAAAACTCAGAAAAATCCCTGGTGTGAAAGTGGTAATACGTGAAAAAAGGGCCGGAAAAGTCTCAGCGCTAAATACAGCTCTAAAAATGTCTACGGGAGACCTAGTCGTGTTCCTCGACGATGACGTCGCAATCGAGGACGAACTATTTCTCCACAAAATCGTTGAAAAAATGAGAGACTATGATATCGGCGACATCAAGAAAGTAATTGTAGCCTCGGGACTGCTATCAAAAATGGTTTACATAGAATACGTGTCCTACAACTTTGCAAGCATGCTAATGGGGAAACTCGCCAAGCGAACAATAGCCGTGAACGGTGCGGCCTTCGCTATGAAACGAAAAGCACTCGAAGAAATAGGCTACTTCCAGCCATCTGTCTCAGAAGACTTCGACATAGCTCTCAGGTCGTTCAAAAAGAAACACAGGTTCACATATATAGGTGAAACATATGTCCTGAACTATCCTCCAGAAAACATCTCAAAGTGGTTTAAGCAACGTAAAAGGTGGGCGATAGGCCTAGCAATATGGCTTCAAGAAAACTTCCTGGAAGCTTTGACTGCAACCCTGAAGATGCCGCATGTCATAATCCCAGCATTAATCTATGCTTTGCCATCCCTACTGACAACTCTCTTAGCATTCTCCCTTTACAACCACTCTATAGAAAAAACAGCCTATCTGGTAGCACTCACCCTCTCCACGTTCATCAACCAGTTCCTCCCATTCGCGTCAATCATAGCCATAAACATACATCTCTCATATCTCTTAACCGTTGGAGCTTTCTTTATTCCACTTGTTCTATTCTCTCTATGGCATTACATTGCGGCACGAGTAGTAAAATCAAAGACATATTTGTATCTTTACCCATTGTACCTATACATATACCAATTGTTCTGGCTGTCAATACTCCTCGCAGGCTTTCTCAGAGTATTGATCCTTAGAGACAGGAAAGTAGAAGACTGGGTCGTCTAG
- a CDS encoding methylated-DNA--[protein]-cysteine S-methyltransferase, translating into MEYGCFSTKLGKLCGLVDGGKVFYLDTLDVPEYRKHPQGSFIRLLEKELTEYLDGKRQIFSFKPVVQGPYSRRRVLEEVTRIPCGKTITYKELAVSAGIRSPRLVGRILSENNILIIIPCHRVVSVKGLGGYKLGVDVKKMLLDLERSMCGDGNGR; encoded by the coding sequence GTGGAATATGGATGCTTCTCTACGAAGCTTGGAAAGCTGTGTGGACTAGTCGACGGAGGAAAGGTTTTTTATTTGGATACTCTGGATGTCCCAGAATACAGGAAGCACCCCCAGGGTTCATTTATACGTTTGCTCGAAAAAGAATTGACCGAATATTTGGACGGGAAGAGGCAAATTTTTTCTTTCAAGCCCGTCGTCCAGGGCCCATATTCGAGGCGCCGAGTCCTGGAAGAAGTTACACGCATACCCTGCGGAAAAACAATAACATATAAAGAGCTCGCTGTAAGCGCTGGGATTAGGTCCCCCAGGCTTGTGGGCAGAATCCTCTCTGAAAACAACATATTAATAATTATACCTTGCCACAGAGTAGTATCAGTGAAGGGTCTAGGAGGCTATAAGTTGGGTGTAGACGTGAAGAAAATGTTGCTCGACTTAGAGAGAAGCATGTGTGGTGATGGGAATGGTCGTTAA